A single Lolium perenne isolate Kyuss_39 chromosome 6, Kyuss_2.0, whole genome shotgun sequence DNA region contains:
- the LOC139832717 gene encoding uncharacterized protein, protein MTKEDAIRFPSEESYPKPPMEYRVSFVDHLIRGLSTPIHDFLRGLLFVYGIQLHQLTPNSILHISIFITLCECFLGITPNWALWKRIFCLRRNGSHNVTYNIGGVVICVRTDVDYFDVKFPDSVQGWRKKWLYIHEESANSVEHNIVPFDGSARIQRRRSWDAEASEEEKKATEALMARIRHLQNTRGKELSGVQITAYFLRIRVQPLQARKNPLWTYSGENDANRISSDLSVKDLEKLVRRISRLGKKDPIPSSCRVEPYSASNPLPENHPTMASLPPLPEDGEVEERAVVDDVNQETPSFVNEPADSRKSAGSTEKDAASEDTTSAQSPPPAVSPKSKRKRHDAEDSGTSKAEKAGPSNPKAAYDPYVESLISS, encoded by the exons atgacgaaggaggacgccatccgctttcctagcgaagaaagctaccccaagcctccaatggagtatcgggttagttttgttgatcacctgatccgcggcctttcaaccccaatccacgatttcctccgcggccttctttttgtttacgggattcaactgcaccagttgactcccaattccatccttcacatttctatttttatcacactttgcgaatgcttcctcggaattactcccaattgggctctgtggaagcgcattttctgcctccgccgtaatggctcccacaacgtcacttataacataggtggcgttgttatctgtgttcggactgatgtcgattatttcgacgtcaagtttcctgattctgtccaaggatggcgcaaaaagtggctctacatccacgaagaaagcgccaattctgtggagcacaacatagttcctttcgacggaagtgccaggattcagcgtcgccgttcctgggatgccgaagcttctgaagaagagaaaaaagcgacagaggcgctcatggctcgtatccgtcatcttcaaaacactcgaggcaaagagctatctggtgttcaaattactgcctacttccttaggattagagtgcagcctcttcaggctcgcaaaaatcccctttggacgtattctggtgaaaatgacgccaacagaatctccagtgatctttctgtaaaggacttggaaaaattggttcgaagaatttctcgattaggcaagaaggatcctattccctcctcctgtcgagtggaaccatacagtgcttccaatcctcttcccgag aatcatcctactatggcttcccttcctcctcttcctgaggatggagaggtcgaagaaagagccgttgtcgatgatgtcaaccaggagaccccctcttttgtgaatgaacccgcagattctcgaaaatctgcgggatctactgagaaggatgctgcctctgaagatacaacatcagcacaatctcctcctcctgctgtttctccgaagagcaaaaggaaaaggcatgatgccgaggattctggcacttctaaggctgaaaaagctggtccttctaatccgaaggcagcttacgatccttatgttgaatccctcatcagctcgtaa